CCATATCATTTTGAGACTGGGGAGGGTAGGGGCTGCTTGCTGAATAATATGGGAGGAAGTATTTCTCAgtttttgcctctctcttctctaaaGATGCAGAAAAGCTTTTTTTTAGCTTTCCTCTAGGCTGGTGGTACAGCCACTTATGAAATTTcatatcttctcattttctttaagaaattccTCCGTTCTGGAACAGAGCTTCCTAAGAGCCATCCTTGCAGAGTTCCGTCGATCAGGACTGGAGGAAGCAACATTTCAACAGGTGGTTGATCTTCTTTTTTCAAATCCTTCTAGATTTTGGTCTTGTGCCTCTAAGATatgtgggaggggctggcccggtggtgcagcggttaagtgggcacattctgctttggtggcccagggtttgctggttgggatccccggtgcggacacagcaccacttggcaagccatgttgtggcaggcatcccacatataaagtagaggaagatgggcacagatgtgtgctcagggccagtcttcctcagcaaaaagaggaggatggtggcagatgttagctcagggctactcttcctcaaaaaacaaaaaataataataaaataaaatgaaatatgtggGAATTTCGATCACTTTGTAACAGTTTATCTCTATTTTGTGCCAAACTGATTACGCTAAAGAATATCAGAGCAGCACCTATttttatgtgatattttattGACTTGCATGAGAAGATACCTTTAGCAACTAGTTTCTGCCTATTAGATTGAaggtttactatgtgccagatcctGTTCTAGGAGTGGGAGATTCCAAGATGAACAAGATAGAAGTTACTGCCCTAATATAGCTTATGGTGTAGTGGGGCCAAGGCTTTCAGAATGagctatgtttaaaaaaaatcacaaagatcaGTTTGAACACTCTTTGAGCATAGTTTCAGTTATATCAAGTAAAAGGAATCATTAGGGCTTGTGCCTTAGTGGTTTATTTAAAACTAGTATCCGTATATAACAGGTTGCCTTAGAAGATTAATTGTGTACCTGGGAGTATAtttgtttgtgtctgtgtatgtTTTAGATGTACAAATAGATCAGGAAAACATTTTCCATCTGTCTACTTTTTTACTTCCTAcagtttttctttacttctttaaattctttttcaaatactTAGTGGCTGGTCATGTTTCTTCTAGAGCCTGAGACAGCTCTTCTGCAGAGAGTGACTTTCATTTTAGTTTGTAAACATTTCCTGAACATCTGCAGTGTGCCATGAACTGTGATGCGTGCCAGGAGCCGGGAGCTGAATTGGTCAATATCCCTGCTCCTGACAAGCTCTCAGGCTAGTACAGGGAGGGGGGAGATAGACTTAGAATTGGAATCTAGAGTGACAGGGAAGTGCTACAGACTTGCCTGACCTTCCCAGGGGCTTTAGGAGTCTGTGTTCCCAGCTGCCCTCCTGCCTGTATTCAGTATTCTCTCTCAGCCTTTGTGCTTTTCTAAGGGTCATGCCTTGGCACCTGCACACTGTATCTGCTAAGGAAAATGCCCTTGTAGCAAAATTTGACTTGAATTATGACAATCTCAGTTGTAGAACTCAGCCCCTGGAGACTAGGGCTAGTTGTGTAACAGTGACAATTACCAGATATTTTATAGCCATGAACTCATTAGGGATATTGTAGTACATTTAATACATAAAACAGAAGCTCAAAGAGCGAGACAACTTGCCCATGGTTACGTATTTAGGTAATTGGTAGAACCAGGATTGAGACCTGCTGTTCTCTGATTCTGAGATCACTACTGCATTCTGCCCCTGCATTTGTGCCCGAGTGGGGTTCCCATTGATGCCTTCCGGGCTATTGAGTATCCTggaccaaaaaagaaagaaattatatcaaACACAGACCCAGGACTACCTACCTTTGCTCTTAATCTTCCTAGCGGCTGACCTCatgtttgctgtttgtttctaGGTGTACAGTCAACATGTGGCACTCTGCAGGATGGAGGGGCTCCCGTACCCCACCATGACAGAGACCATGGCAGTGTGCTGTCAGCTGGGCTCCTGCCGCCTCCTGCTCGTGGAGCCCAGCAGGAACGACCTGCTCCTTCGTGTGCGGCTCAATGTCAGCCAGGATGATGTGCTGTATGCTCTAAAGGAAGAGTGAAGGGCTTCACAAGGAAGAACTGTGATCTGCTGGggttcttttgttttggtttggggttttgttttgttttgatttgctcTTTTTAAAGAGCCTGATGATGTTTTTCTAAGCACATGGAATTATTGTAGCAAAGTATACTGAATAGAAATCATTGtcacatattttggaattttccattaaataatttgctttttccagaatatttGGGAAGTTTATAGTCATTACAAACAGATTGTAAAACTAAACCATGCTTCCTACAGTGGGCCCTCCCTCTGACATATATTTCTCTTAGTAGCCCTGCTATTTATTTAATGGTAACAtatcatatatgtaaatatatgcacACAATTACTTGTGTCTATATAAAAGAGTTCTGGGAGAATATGTAACAAATGTGGGTGAAGCATATAAATAGGATTGAGTAGAAAAAGTTGAGGAATACATGCAGTGATACCAATAGTATGTTAAAGTTTGCAAAAAAATACTATGGATTGCTTAAGGATATAtacataaatagaaatagaaagaaatgctcaggagtaataaacaccaaattcaggaTAGTGGGTATCTCTTTGGGAAAGGGTTGCAGCATAAGAAGTGTACAGATGGCTTCAACTGTATTgtactgtttttttcttaaacttgtgGTAGGTGGCCATGTATTTATGTTAATTTACACTAAAAATAGGAACTATTTATTAAGTGCCCACTGTGTACCATGCACTGCTCTAGACACTGGAGATAACCTAGAGGACAAACAAAACTGCCTTTGTGGAGCTTGCATTCTGGCAAAtgtgaaatattctatatctttgtgtatatcttaaatattataaaattaaaaaaaattttaatgagaaaaaatattaagagtgaaacttcaatttttaaaatggtaaagtcGGTCTCTTTGGGAAATCACCGCAAAGCAATAAGGAGATGGAAAAGCTCTTTGTCCCAGGAAACTGGCAGATCTTTGAAACCGCTGAATACAAAACATAATGAGAATCTAGGAGTGTAGGAGGCAGGAGGAGTAAGGGGGCTGCCAGGGTTGCGGCAGGTGGGGTTCTCTTCCACGCCCGCCCCGCTCACGGCCCTGCGGCGGAGAGCGGTGAGAGCTCGCTGTCACACCCTCGACTGTCCTATCTTAAGTATTCAAACCGCCTTCTGACGGGAAAAAGGACATTCACGTCTTGAGTGTTTACGAAAACGATGGTGACGCCCCGCCCACTGCCCTGGAGACTCCCGGTAAACAGCACCCTTACGGGGAGGGCGAAAGGTGGAGACGCCCCTCCTCCAGGGCGGAGCCTgcgccagccccgcccccacgccGAGAGGGGCGGGGCGAGGGCGTGACGGGAGCTAGGCCGGGCGAGCGTGCGCCCGGGAGCCTCGAACTGAGAGAAGCGAACGCTTAAGAGCAGAGGCCCGCCTACTGCGTTTGCGCGAGCCGCGGGACACCCGCGGAACCGCCGAACGACCGTCTCGGCGAGCTTCGCGCTACCTGCCGAACGGCGCCTGCGCGCTGAGAACGCCCACCCTTGGAGTCACCTGTTGGAGCGCCACGCCCGCTTCGCTCTGGGCATGCGTGTTGCGCGCCGGACGGGCGGTGGAGTCACGTGTTAGGGCGCTAGCCGGCTCCCGCGGGGGCGCTTCCTGTGACGCCCGACGCCGCGGCCCTGGGGTGCGGGAGCCCTGGGCGGCGCCGGGCGGGAGAAGGCCTGGGTTGGTTTCGGATCCGCCGCGAGGTATGCAGCGTACCCGCCCCCCAGCGTGGGGAGATGTGGGGACGGCGAGGGAGATGGAGTCGGCTGGGGCAGGGCAGCGCGTCCCGCCGCGCGGGAGTGGGGTCCCCCGGCTTCGCCACCTCTGCGCGCTCCGCCGCCCACCTCTCCTGAGTCCAGGCCCGGGTCCAGCACCGATGCCCCAGCCCGGTGTCCCCGGAGCCGCAGATGTGGCGTGTCTGACCTCGTCTTTTCCCAGAGCCCGCTCCCTCCGTGTCCCCGCTCAGGTGACGGCCTGCCACTCACCCAAGTCACCGAAACCTGACGCCTGGAGTCACCCTGCGCGCCCCTCCTGTGCGCCACGTCCAGTAGCCTGGGAGCCCCGGTGGCTTTACCCCTAACCCCGGACTCCGTCCCCGGCGCCGCCCCGCCTCCCCCGCTCGCCCCTTCGCCGGGACCGTCGCAAATGCTCCCTCCCGAGGCGGCTGCCGGCCTCCCCTCCGGAGGGACGTTTCTGAGTCGCTGACCCGACCCCGTCACGTCCGTTGCCCTCAGAGTTGCCCCAACTGCCTGAGGCTTGGAGGTTTTCTCTTTTGCCCCTTGCTCGCAGTTTCAGCTTCCCTTGTGCCGTTTCGTGTCTCACACTTTGTGCCCCGGGAGTCCCAGGTCTTCGCCCCAGCGCCGTTCTCAGGTGGTCCCCTCTGGAATCCTATTCCTCTCGCTGCCCCCAGCTGCTTCGTGACTCAGCACAGGCATCGCCTTCTCCGAGAACCTTTTTCTCTCGGCGCTGGATAAAGGGCCGCCCCTGGAGCAGCCCCGTGGGTTTCTGCCGGCTGCTGAGGCCCCCTCCCCCGTGAGGATGTCCTTTGAGGGCTGGGGCCGAGGCGGGTGCGTCCTGCTCCCCCGGGGCCTGACGCCCTGCAGGGCCTCCGAGTGCCGTGAGGTCCGGGGAAGCGAACGCTGAGCCTGCTTCCTCCGGAGTAGACCTGTCCGGTGGAACTTTCTGCGGTGATGGAAGTGTTCAGTGTTTGTGCTGGCCAACGGTAGCCACTAGTTGAGGAactggaaatttaattttaattaattttactttgaaagTAAATAGCCACATACGGCTACCGTATttgacagcacagctctagagcCTTTCTGAATTCTACCCAGCCTTGTGCCCGCCCCCAGTCTGCCTTCCGAGGCCCCTCCACACTCACACCTCTTGGGTTCAATCCAGATTTGTCAATCAGTGCAGTAACTTTTTATGGTGTGTCCAAACTCCCCACTTCAACCCCTTAGCAGGTGGTCGCCATCCCTCCATCTCCCGTGTTGCCTGCTTCGGTGCCCTGATTCCAGCGTTAGCATCTCCTTCTTTGGTGTTAGGGTTGCCTTCTTTCTCTGAGTTGGGACTTTACTAGCCGCCTGCCCACAGGTAGCAGTGTCGGGGGCGGGGCTGTAGGCTGCTCCAGGCTGAATCTCTTCCGCTCCCCATCAGGTATCTTGGCTGCCAAGATGCCAGGGCCAAGACCTCGGAAGGGCGCTCAGGCTGGTGGCCAGGGTGTGGCAGTTGCCAAGCAGGTATGGATATAGCCTCCTTCACCTCTGGGCCAGTCTGAGGGTGGGAGGTCCCTAGACAGCTTGGGCAGACTGGGTCACCTGTGTGGTTTCCCCATTAGTCCGGAGACTTCGAGCAGTGCCTCCTGGAGTGGGCAGAGCCCTTAGAGTCCCTCTGACTAGCTCTTGCCGCCCACTTGTGGGAAATGAGGCCTGAACTCTCCTGTGTTTCAACCCAGGCCTCTTTCTGTCATTGCCACCTGCATGTCAGTGATACAGAGGGTTCAGGAAACACCAAAGTTTAGGGTGTTCTGATGGGTTCCTCATTTAGGGCCATGACTTTGCTTGCCAGCCAAAGATGCCAGGGCTTGAGGGCTAAGGCCACTGGGAGAGCTTTGCTCCCTAGGGACAGAGGGCTGCGGCCCAAGTGGGAACCTGAGGGGCTCTCTCCTCTAATCTGctccctttatttcttctggGCCCAAGTCCTGAGATTTCTTAGTCcatttttattgtcttaaaaGAGGCAGGTAAGGGATGTGGTAGGCTATAGGGCAGACAGTCAAGTCAcaagactttattttaaattctagctTTGCTACTTAAAAGGCTGTCTCAGTTTCATCTGAACATGGAGATAAAAATAGGACCCACCTTAGTTTAAGAGCAGTCAGATTCGTAgggacagaaagtaaaatggtggtgaCCAGGTGctagggagaggggagagtggggagttgtttaatgggtgcagagtttcggttttgcaagatgaacagggttctgtggatggatggtggtgatggttgcacaagggtgtgaatgtacttaatgccactgaactctacacttaaaattggttaagatgaggggctggcctggtggcacagcggttaagtgcgtacgttccacttccgcggcctgaggttcgctggttcagatcctgggtgcggacctggcaccgcttggcaagccgtgctgtggtaggcgtcccacgtgtagaggaagatgggcatggatgttagctcagggccagtcttcctcagcaaaaaaggaggattggcagcagttagctcagggctaatcttcctcaaaaaaaaaaaaaaggttaaggtGATAAGTTtcatgttatgtgtgttttaccacaattaaaaaaacaaataggacCTACCTCTCAGGATTCTGAGAATTAACTAAGATGATCATGCAGAGAGCTAAATTGGCTCCTAGTGCTGTTAGTTTTGCTATAGTGCTGTTAGGCAGTATAGTGTTACTGGGTTGTTTGTAGAGTCACCAGGGAGGTAAGTGTCCCAAGGGGTAATGTtgcaggcctcagtttcccttcccaCACATTGGGCCTCACAGATGGTGAAGGAGCCACTGACCACTGACCGTAGGAGActggctctggggctgggctCCACCCTCTGTCTCATTGTGTGGGGCCTAAGAAAGCTTCTCTGCTCTCAGCTGGGGCTCTTTGTGGAGTTGAGCCCAGAGGACATGCTGCTGGGGATGGAGGAGACGGAGGATGATGGAGACCTGGAGGCTGAGCTGCTGGCCCTCACTGGGGAAGCAGGGACCACAGGCAGGAAGCCAGCACCCAAGGAGCAGGGTGAGTTTGCAGCACTGGGCTGGGCTCAGCGCTGGGACCAGATGGGCTCAGGCAGGTGGTGGAGAGGGTCCTCTCCTCACAGCTGGGAGGAACCGGGCAGATCACCTCGTCCTTCTGATAGCCATGTGTCTTCTGCAGCACTCCCACCAAGAGGCCGTCTTGCCCTGCTCACACACCTGTGTGAGGGGGAGCTCACTCCTTCCCTGGACTGACCCCTCCCTATTGTGGGCAGTCAGCAGTCTGATTCTCAGACTGACTCAGGTCCCTATCCTTTGCTCTAGCCAGGGCCTGATATAGAGTCGGGGCTCAGCAAAGGCTGAATTGGGCACATAAAAAGTGCACAGAAATTGTCAAGTAATAAGTGGaatctccctccccagcctggaaGGGTCAGGGAGTctaaatcttcctctcttctcaccAGGAACCCTCAAAGAGAACCACCCGCCATCCCTTGTGCCCCTGAGCTGAGGGTCTCATTGGTCGGGGAAAACCAtggccctcccttctctctcattcCAAACCTGCTTTGCGGTTAGACgagtctgggtttgaatcttggctctgccacttactaggtTTGCAATGTTAGGAACACTAACATTGGTAGTTCTTAGTTtactcatatataaaatggagataatattacCTATCTTGCAGAATTATTGTGAATCTGAAATGGCCGTTAAAAATGTTTACACATGTGAAAGGTGTGGCTAAGGCGAACGTGTGAATCTGTGTATGAATAGCCACTGCAGCAACAGTACCGAGAAGGGAGGAGCTTGCTGCCTGTGGAGGGCCAGGCAGGTTTCCCTGCTGAGGGTCTTTTGAGCTGGGTCATAAAGGAAGAGCAGGCGTTTCCCAGGTGTGAGTTTGGCTGTGGAAGGGAAGGATTTCTACCTGGGTGGAGAAACGTACAAGTACAGTGGGTTGAAGACCCTCTTTTCCACCTCGTGGACCTTCTCTGAGTTGCCCTGACCCTCTGTGaccctcttcccccagctccccTGCCTATGGCCCACATCGAGAAGCTGGCGGCGGACTGTATGCGggatgtggaggaggaggaggaggagcaagggCTGGAGGAGGACGCAGACTTGCTGGTGCGTCTGCCAGGCTGGTGTGCGAGGGCCCTGTGGTCAGGCCTGTggagggggcctggggtttgtgcCTCTGTGTGCTCTGGTGTGGAGTGAGTGCTTTGCCCTTCTTGGACCCGTTTTCCTGACTGTACAGTGTGAGACTGGTCTCCTTTGATGTCTGGTCTGAGCTCTGTACTTGGGTCTTCTCAGATTTCGAGTCTGCACTGTTTCGAGGTCAGCCTTGATCAGATTAAAGAAGTGTTTTGGTAAAGGGGATTTTCAGACACAGTGACTGATGTTGGGAAATAGTGCTGGGGGAGAGGGTCCTTTATTCTCAGATCCTACCATAGCTATGGCCATGAGGCTCCCAATCTGGGACTTGTGTCTCCCCAGACTGAACTGCAGgaggtcctgggtgcagatgaGGAGGCTGGGCCCCTGGATGGCAGTGAGACAGCCAGCCAAGGTGTCcctgaggaggagaagggacaggaaaACATTGAACCCCCTGTGCAGACAGCTCTCCTAACAGCTTCAGTCCCAGCAGCTCAGGTAGGTTCTGGAGGGACCCTGTGTGCCTTTGATCGCCCTGCGTGTCCGTGTACTAACACGCATGTAGCCTGGCTTGCATAAGAAGGCTCAGTAACCCTTTCCAGGGCCCTCCTCTAGCAGTTGCCCCACGCAGAGACTGAGCACAAGAAACTCCTTGGTAGCTGGCCGCCTTCAAAGGCCTCTCTGTTCTCCCAGCCCACCCCCCGCAGCCATTTCCTGGCCACCACAGATTGTCTGGGCCTCTCTGTTTGCCTCCGATATGGCCTCTGGCCTCTCCAGTGAGTCTTTGCCTCCCACCCTGAGGCTCTTaggctcttccttctccttgaatCCAAGAGCTCCATTTTCTGGGGCAGCTTCCTTGCAGGGAGGGAGCAGCAAGGGCCTAGCTGGCCCTGGAGTGGCCAGGCCCTGAACTGAAGTATCTACAGGCTGGAGGGCCTCAGGGGCTGCAGGCTCTGCTGGAGGATCGGATCCACAACTACCGGGAGGCTGCGGCCAGTGCCAAGGAGGCCGGTGAAGCAGCCAAAGCCAGGCGCTGTGAGCGCGGCCTGAAGGTGGGTTGGGGCCAGCCGGGGAGCAGGGCTAGGAGGAGTGGGGCTGAGGGCGGTGGGTGAGGCAGCAGGAGGTTGGGCTGGTGGAGTAGAGGCCTCCCCATCAGCCTTGTGGAGGTAAAGGGCCCCTGGTCTGTATTCGAGCAGGGACCAGGCCAAGATGGCTGGCTGGGTTTCtggttctcttctccctcagacTCTGGAGTCTCAGCTGGCTGCTGTGAGGAAAGGCAGGAAGATCAATGAGGATGAGATTCCACCTccagtggccttgggcaagagGCCTCTGGCCCCCCAGAAAACAACCAACAGGAGCCCTGAGGCAGACTCCCCAGGTCCCCCCACTGTGGAGCCAGGTATCTGGAGACACTCGAGTCCTGTCTAGTTCCCAACGTCAGAGCCAGTGGCCTGCCTTCTCATCCTGTCACTGTCCATTGCCATCAGTCGCACCTCCCCTGAGAGGTCCTCAGGCCAACCAGACCTGTGGTTGCCGGGAACCCAAAGCATGCACCTTCTTCTTTGAGCCTCATGCCCCCTCTGTGGGCTTTTTGTTTCTCCACAGACAACCCTTCCCAGCCTGAGACAAGCCTCTTGGGCAGCCCTCACATTTCTGCCCCACCTGACTCAGACCCCGACCCCCGGGCCCTGTTGTTGGCCCGACAGAGAGAATACAAAACAGCTGCCCTGAATGCCAAGCGGGCTGGAGACCTCGACCGTGCCCGAGAGCTCATGAGGACGGGGAAGGTACAGCGCCGGGCTCAGGCCCTGTGTCTAACCTCTTGTTTCACAGATGCGGACAGTGACCTcctcaaggtcatgcagctagacTGGGCTTGAGTGAAACTAGCCTGAGAGGGCGTTTTTCACCCCAGGCTCTTGGGGTTCCCTGGCTTATGCCCacacttgcttttctttctacTGCAGAAATTTGGTGCTGTCCTGGAGGCTCTGGAGAAGGGGCAGCCTGTGGACCTGAGTGCCATGCCCCCAGCACCTGAGGGTCAGTATGCGGATGGTGGGGGGAGCCTGCTCAGGCGAGGGTTGGGGAGGAGTTttagggctggggctggccagaCATCCCCATCGACACCTCTGCTCTGGGTCCCCCAGACCTGAAGCTCCTCCCACAGGCTTCCAAGGCCCCCACAGCACCCTCAGTTGTATCCCCAGCAGTGGAGCGAGTGCAGCCATTGATGGCCCCTGACACCCCAGCAACCCCAGGTAGGATGGGATGGTGGGACTGTGGAGTGGCGACCTGGGGAGAAGCAGGCAGAGTTGACGccatctccttcttcctttcaaacAGCCCCTACTGAGCCACAGACAGTGCTGGATGCACTGCAACAGAGGCTGAACAAGTACCGTGAGGCAGGCCTCCAGGCCCGGGGCAGTGGGGATGAGCGCAAGGCCCGGATGCACGAGCGCATTGCTAAGGTGGGCCCACAGCCACGCAGCCCCCTGCCCTGTGTGGGCCTCTCCCCCTGGCTGGCGGCGCTCTGTCTGTCTGCTCCTGCAGCTAGCCCTGGTCTTTGAGATCCCATCCCGTCTGTATCTCTCTCAGGAGCTCTTGCTGCTTCAGGGGCTCTTTttcctcctggggctgctggctccttcttcctctccctgtttctccccGTGTGGAGGCTGCAGACTGCTGCCCACCGTAAGTCCCTCCCTTCCTTCGCTTGCAGCAATATCAAGATGCCATTCGAGCACACCAAGCAGGACGGAAAGTTGACTTTGCTGAGTTGCCTGTTCCTCCAGGTGGGTGGGCCTTGGCCTAGGGGCTTTAGGAGGAGGTGTCTGAGCAAGACGGAGGAGGGGGAAATGATTTCTCATGGATCTGCCTCCACTCTTGTGGGAGCCACCCATCCCAGCCATGTCCAAGAAGATACAGCCAGGGCCCACAGCAGCCTAGTGCTTCCCTGAGgctcccctgcccctctcccagctgtctctctcttccacagGATTCCCCCCCATCCCTGGCCTGGAGTCCACCACGGTCACTGAGGAGGATGCAGTGGCAGCTACTTTAGCAGCTGCCCAGAAACTGGCTTCCTCAGAGGATGCAGCCCCAGCAGAGGAAGACGAGGATGAGAACGAGGTTTGGCTGAGGGCCCAGGTCTCCGGGGTTGGTGGGAGGAGACAGCAGATGAGAGGCAAACCCAGACCCTGTTGTTGCCCATACTAACAAACCCAGCAAGGGAGGTATTCTTTCTTCCGTTTTCCAGACAAAAAACTTGGCCAAGGGCACCCAGCTAGGAGTTAGCAGAGCTGGATTCAAACCaaggtctttctgactccagagcccggTTCAACCCTTCACCCTGCCGTCTCCTGTTGGGAAGGGTAGTTCAGAGCTTTGAGGCTGCTTGTAGCTCTGAGATTCTCTAGGGCCCATGAGGGGAAGCCGTTCATctcaggtcacacagtgagttagTGCAGCGTTAGGAAGACAGCCCAAGTCTGGGAGCGGGCATGGCTGGGGTGGGGAACAGATCGCCTGTGATAGCCTCTTGGGCACCTGCAGGATGAGTCCCCAGCTCAGGCCCCAGTGGCCAAGAAGCCAGTACAGCCTCTGGTTCCTTCATCCCGGTCCCTGCCTGAGCCCAAGGCCTCGAGTTCTAAGGAGTCACTGAGTCCCTCTGGTGAGTTGGGCAAAGAGGGATGGAGGAGTGAAGGCTCTGGTGAGGGGCATGCACGGCTCTAACCAGTGTCCCTCTCCCTTCAGTGCGGGAGCAGCTGGCAGTGCTAGAGACACGGAAACTGCAGTACCAGCGGGCTGCCCTGCAGGCCAAGCGTGGCCAGGACTTGGAGCAGGCCAAAGCTCACATGCGGGTGGCCAAGTGCCTTGAGGCTCAAATCGTCCAGGTCCGAGCTGGGCGACCCGTGGACCTCTCCAAGGTGAGTCCTACCTGGTTAAGCAGCAGGACTTCTCCGGCAGAGAAGGTGAGTGACAGGCTTGATGGGCAGGGCTATGAAGGAGGCACCTGCTTGGAGGAGGTGGGACTTGGGTAGGATGTGGTGACAGCTGAGAAAGAGCCTTTTGCTTATGCCTTTCTCTACCCCATGGCCCCAAGAGAGGCCAGGGGAAGGCCAGGTAGGCTGCCTGTGGTCAGAGATGACAAGGCAAGGCCAATGGGAGGCAGAGCATTGCAGCAGCCTGGGATAGAAGGGGAGGCAATGAGTTCTCACCACTGGAGGTTAGTAGAACCTGGAGAAACATTTAGTTTGGATTTCTGCATTTGTTAGGCTCAGTAGAGGAATAATCTGACTCTTGGGGCCCTGAGGGGCCTTGTGACCTGGCCAGGTGCCTTCACCCTTGACGGATGAGGAGGGTGATTTCATCCTCATTCATCATGAGGACCTGCGACTCTCCCAGAAGGCCGAGGAGGTGTATGCCCAGCTACAAAAAATGCTTTTGGAGCAACATGAGGTTGGTAGACTGCTTGTCTGTCCTCCCCTTTCAGTGCCCACAGCCTTCCTCTGGGGAAAGGCATGTGGCTCAGATGAGAGAGGCATGGATTCAAGTTCTAGCTCT
This genomic interval from Equus quagga isolate Etosha38 chromosome 5, UCLA_HA_Equagga_1.0, whole genome shotgun sequence contains the following:
- the CC2D1B gene encoding coiled-coil and C2 domain-containing protein 1B, whose product is MPGPRPRKGAQAGGQGVAVAKQLGLFVELSPEDMLLGMEETEDDGDLEAELLALTGEAGTTGRKPAPKEQAPLPMAHIEKLAADCMRDVEEEEEEQGLEEDADLLTELQEVLGADEEAGPLDGSETASQGVPEEEKGQENIEPPVQTALLTASVPAAQAGGPQGLQALLEDRIHNYREAAASAKEAGEAAKARRCERGLKTLESQLAAVRKGRKINEDEIPPPVALGKRPLAPQKTTNRSPEADSPGPPTVEPDNPSQPETSLLGSPHISAPPDSDPDPRALLLARQREYKTAALNAKRAGDLDRARELMRTGKKFGAVLEALEKGQPVDLSAMPPAPEDLKLLPQASKAPTAPSVVSPAVERVQPLMAPDTPATPAPTEPQTVLDALQQRLNKYREAGLQARGSGDERKARMHERIAKQYQDAIRAHQAGRKVDFAELPVPPGFPPIPGLESTTVTEEDAVAATLAAAQKLASSEDAAPAEEDEDENEDESPAQAPVAKKPVQPLVPSSRSLPEPKASSSKESLSPSVREQLAVLETRKLQYQRAALQAKRGQDLEQAKAHMRVAKCLEAQIVQVRAGRPVDLSKVPSPLTDEEGDFILIHHEDLRLSQKAEEVYAQLQKMLLEQHEKCLLYSKQFMHQGNVTETTRFEKLAQDRRKQLEILQLAQAQGLDPPSHHFELKTFQTVRIFSELNSTEMHLIIVRGMNLPAPPGVTPDDLDAFVRFEFHYPNSEQAQKSKTAVVKNTNSPEFDQLFKLNINRNHRGFRRVIQSKGIKFEIFHKGSFFRSDKLVGTAHLKLERLENECEIREIVEVLDGRKPTGGKLEVKVRLREPLSGQDVQIVTENWLVLEPRGL